In Haloarcula salinisoli, one genomic interval encodes:
- a CDS encoding oligosaccharide flippase family protein, producing MGDQDSSISSDSVKLAGAKGLNAALVFGGTALFTRLIGADELGIYFLFERLLALFVIFSNFGLSGALEKRLSEGTDRGEYLATTAVLKLGLLVVLGVIILASQAQINSYLGADIAILLLVALTVREAGQLFLRTLRGEQRVGETSYLLAIRQIGWVGIGASLSLVGLGHLAPLYGFLAGLTGILVLGYVMVDTEFGRPSMSHAKSLFSFSKYDFVSSSIGWEVYNSLDTLLIGLFLTKTAVTHYEIAWRVSTVVMIVTASISKVVFPSFSKFVANGEHQRVADITQWSISAGLLVSIPALAGVAVVGESLLRFGFGPETTAASFVLLILVADKISHAVQEVLAQVVRAFDRPDICAGVTGASILVNAGANYYLIPRYGILGAGIGTTGSFAAGTLLYVVAARRFVTIRFPWRTIGWQVFSATVMWGTLVGLKGIYGINSLLDTALYILLGVIVYGGLAVAHKDTRALVRNPSPGGT from the coding sequence ATGGGCGACCAAGATAGTTCAATTTCGTCCGATTCTGTCAAATTAGCCGGTGCAAAGGGGCTCAACGCGGCCCTGGTTTTTGGGGGGACTGCGCTGTTTACGCGTCTCATCGGGGCCGATGAGCTGGGGATTTACTTCCTCTTCGAACGGCTACTTGCCCTCTTCGTTATCTTCAGTAATTTCGGGCTTTCGGGCGCTCTGGAGAAACGTCTCTCCGAGGGTACCGACCGGGGCGAGTACCTCGCGACGACTGCGGTACTGAAACTCGGATTGCTCGTCGTCCTGGGAGTCATCATCCTCGCATCGCAGGCACAAATCAACAGCTATCTCGGGGCGGATATCGCGATACTTCTACTAGTAGCACTGACCGTCCGTGAAGCCGGACAGTTGTTCCTCCGTACCCTCCGGGGAGAGCAACGGGTAGGAGAGACATCGTACCTACTTGCAATACGCCAGATAGGGTGGGTCGGTATCGGAGCGTCGTTATCGTTGGTCGGGCTGGGACACCTCGCTCCGTTGTATGGGTTCTTGGCAGGCCTGACCGGGATCCTCGTCCTCGGGTACGTGATGGTCGACACGGAGTTCGGCCGCCCGTCGATGAGCCACGCGAAATCGCTATTCAGTTTCTCGAAATATGATTTCGTGTCCTCGTCTATCGGGTGGGAGGTGTACAATAGTCTGGACACGCTACTGATTGGGCTCTTTTTGACGAAGACTGCGGTGACGCACTACGAGATTGCATGGCGGGTCTCTACTGTTGTGATGATCGTCACCGCCTCCATCTCGAAGGTGGTTTTCCCCTCGTTTAGCAAGTTCGTGGCCAACGGTGAACACCAGCGTGTCGCCGACATCACTCAGTGGTCGATCAGTGCCGGGCTTCTGGTGAGCATCCCCGCTCTGGCGGGGGTCGCCGTCGTGGGTGAGTCGCTGTTACGGTTCGGTTTCGGTCCGGAGACCACCGCGGCATCGTTCGTGCTGTTGATCCTCGTTGCCGACAAAATAAGCCACGCCGTCCAGGAGGTACTCGCACAGGTCGTCCGCGCCTTCGACCGCCCGGACATCTGTGCGGGTGTCACCGGGGCCTCAATACTGGTAAATGCAGGGGCGAATTACTATCTCATTCCGAGATACGGCATTCTCGGTGCTGGAATCGGAACGACGGGAAGCTTCGCTGCGGGGACGCTCCTGTATGTGGTGGCGGCGCGTCGATTCGTAACTATCAGGTTCCCGTGGCGGACGATAGGATGGCAAGTGTTCTCTGCGACCGTCATGTGGGGCACTTTGGTGGGCCTGAAAGGCATCTACGGGATTAACTCACTGCTCGATACGGCACTGTACATTCTCCTGGGAGTTATCGTATACGGCGGACTTGCCGTGGCTCACAAGGACACACGAGCTCTCGTCAGAAACCCGTCGCCGGGAGGGACCTGA